The following are encoded together in the Humulus lupulus chromosome 5, drHumLupu1.1, whole genome shotgun sequence genome:
- the LOC133779232 gene encoding uncharacterized mitochondrial protein AtMg00810-like — MLGELNFFLGLQVKQSDEEIFISQSKYAKNLVKRFGLETAKPAKIPMGTTIKLSNDENVTQVDPTLYRSKIGNLLYLTASRPDISYSVGVSARFQGNPMESNMTAVKRIILYVKNTLEFGIWYSKETDSNLVCYSDTDWAGNTDDRKSTSG; from the coding sequence ATGTtaggagaactcaattttttCTTGGGGCTACAAGTTAAGCAATCTGATGAGgaaattttcatttcacaaagcaagtatgccaaGAAtctggtgaagagatttgggctcGAGACTGCCAAGCCTGCTAAAATACCCATGGGAACCACAATCAAACTTTCCAACGATGAAAATGTGACCCAAGTggatccaactctttacaggagtaaGATTGGCAATCTTCTATACTTAACTGCTAGTCGCCCAGACATTAGTTATAGTGTTGGAGTGTCTGCTCGATTTCAAGGAAACCCAATGGAATCAAATatgactgctgtaaaaagaattattcttTATGTGAAAAATACTCTAGAATTTGGTATATGGTACTCAAAAGAAACAGACTCTAACCTTGTGTGCTATAGTGAtacagattgggcaggaaacactgatgaccgTAAAAGTACAAGTGGTTGA